One Nitrospira sp. DNA window includes the following coding sequences:
- a CDS encoding Copper-containing nitrite reductase: MKEQAGQQNRGRGRCKTASLLGVTLGLVAGLALSAQAKTHDIQMTAVETDIVIEGNGERYAAWTFNGQVPGPVVRVTEGDTINFTLTNPATSKNPHAMDFHAAEIDFLKNYRAVNAGETISFTFTAKKPGIFFYHCGAPPMIQHIARGMFGAIIVDPKDAKVWPKADREYVLVQSEYFKNPNDVQAMFDRKFDGMFFNGGIFKYHPFVTGGGKLDAKPGERVRIYFVNAGPNEFSSFHPIGEIWDNVYESGNPANNLKGVQTYVVGPGSAATFDVMVESAGAYPLVTHSLTGALRGAIAVLLAGPDAKPAPLMPMVPWELKTPQTGISGVSEP, encoded by the coding sequence ATGAAAGAGCAAGCAGGGCAGCAGAATCGAGGACGCGGTCGGTGCAAGACGGCGTCCCTGTTGGGAGTGACACTGGGATTGGTGGCCGGTCTGGCCCTGTCCGCCCAGGCCAAAACTCACGACATCCAGATGACGGCGGTGGAGACGGACATCGTCATCGAAGGTAACGGCGAGCGGTATGCTGCCTGGACGTTCAACGGGCAGGTTCCCGGTCCGGTCGTGCGGGTGACGGAAGGCGATACCATCAATTTCACCTTGACGAACCCGGCTACCAGCAAGAATCCGCACGCGATGGACTTCCACGCCGCGGAAATCGATTTCCTCAAGAACTACCGGGCCGTCAATGCCGGTGAAACGATCAGCTTCACGTTCACGGCCAAGAAGCCGGGCATATTCTTTTATCACTGCGGCGCGCCGCCGATGATCCAACACATCGCGCGCGGCATGTTCGGCGCGATCATCGTGGATCCGAAGGATGCCAAGGTCTGGCCGAAGGCGGACCGTGAATATGTGCTGGTGCAGTCCGAGTATTTCAAGAATCCGAACGATGTACAGGCCATGTTCGATCGCAAATTCGACGGCATGTTTTTCAACGGCGGGATTTTCAAATACCACCCGTTCGTGACCGGCGGAGGGAAGCTCGATGCCAAGCCGGGCGAGCGTGTGCGCATCTATTTCGTCAATGCCGGACCCAATGAGTTTTCCTCATTTCACCCCATCGGGGAGATTTGGGACAACGTCTATGAGAGCGGCAATCCCGCCAACAATCTGAAGGGCGTCCAGACCTATGTAGTCGGGCCGGGCAGTGCCGCGACCTTCGATGTCATGGTGGAATCCGCCGGAGCCTACCCGCTCGTCACCCATTCCCTGACCGGTGCCCTACGAGGGGCTATCGCGGTGTTGTTGGCAGGACCGGATGCCAAGCCGGCCCCGTTGATGCCGATGGTGCCTTGGGAATTGAAGACACCGCAGACGGGAATTAGTGGGGTTTCGGAGCCATAG
- a CDS encoding Transcriptional regulator, Crp/Fnr family, protein MSKPPKKSSAERSGSEVPGGLNQIPLLNILSAKDRQQVLGNLTETRYGRGQYIFREGDPTEYFHIVKEGTVKCVKSSLDGKECTLKVLMPGDLFCCDAATFDGACHPGTAQPMGEVSVLRMRKEAYFDMLRRNPDAAMEVIRYLGNRLNEAQEKAKILALDRADQRLASLLVGLAERTGVKDPNGIRLAVRLTRQDMANMVGVTTETAIRIMARFKKDRLVSGTAARLIIRDLAKLKLLAST, encoded by the coding sequence TTGTCGAAGCCGCCAAAGAAATCCTCCGCTGAACGGTCCGGCTCGGAAGTTCCGGGCGGGCTGAACCAGATTCCCCTCCTCAACATCCTCAGCGCGAAGGATCGCCAGCAGGTCCTGGGCAACCTGACGGAAACCCGCTATGGGAGGGGGCAGTATATTTTTCGTGAAGGTGATCCCACCGAATACTTCCATATCGTCAAAGAAGGCACGGTCAAGTGCGTCAAATCTTCCCTCGACGGGAAGGAATGCACGCTGAAGGTACTCATGCCGGGGGATTTGTTTTGCTGCGACGCCGCCACGTTCGATGGGGCCTGCCATCCCGGGACGGCTCAGCCGATGGGCGAGGTCAGCGTGCTGCGGATGCGGAAAGAGGCCTACTTCGACATGTTGCGGCGCAACCCCGATGCCGCGATGGAAGTCATTCGTTATCTGGGCAATCGGCTCAACGAAGCACAGGAAAAGGCCAAGATCCTCGCGCTCGACCGCGCGGATCAACGGTTGGCCTCCTTGCTGGTGGGCCTCGCCGAGCGAACCGGTGTCAAGGATCCGAACGGGATTCGATTGGCCGTTCGCCTCACCCGTCAAGATATGGCGAATATGGTGGGGGTGACGACCGAAACCGCCATTCGGATCATGGCGCGGTTCAAGAAAGATCGTCTGGTATCCGGGACCGCCGCCCGCCTCATCATCCGCGACCTCGCCAAGCTCAAATTGCTGGCTTCCACGTAA